The Vigna angularis cultivar LongXiaoDou No.4 chromosome 6, ASM1680809v1, whole genome shotgun sequence genome contains the following window.
aaacatgtaactttaaacggatgtgagcatccgtcaacggatgtcaacatccgtttgaGGCAAAACGGATATCAACATCCATTttcccttaaacggatgttgacatcttcTGAGGGATACTtacatccgtttaaagattatacgtttattgttttagggtttattacgCACCTTCACGACGAATGCTTCAAGCACCACCACACCACTACTACGCACCGATCTTGGCACGACTGATCAATTGCTTCCACCACCACTTGCAATCTCTCACTAAGCACACCAGCTAATGAAAGTCCACCACACTCTGAGACCACAATTTTATCACAattaaagaagaagaggagtgggtagaggttaaaaaatattaaccctaaaattttacTAAGGATAAAATAGGAATGAGAAATAAAGAGAGAGGTAAAACAGaaatggggtggtggagggagcaaagagtggtggtggagggatCAACAcccaaaaaatacaattatttcaAACTGACTCAAACTAGTGATGGGCCGGGTTGACCCGCGGATTGTGActcattttgacaactctagaatataatatatgtaaatattaactttaaaacaaaaatagcttaattaagttttgagtTCCTAATAGATTTAGAAAGTTTGAATTGGGTCTTTATAAAATCTCTGTGatatattcactttttttaaatttcaaagtTTTTGAATTGAGTTTctataatgttatttttgttaattatgtgATGCCATACTTTTGTCTTCTCACCTATTTAAATGTGgccatattttattttctacacCACCACACCAAAATGATGGAGATCtctttcaaatatttgttatatctaattaaaattataaaattaccaaatataaaaattaaaaaataaaattataaaatataaaattgaaaaagtaatatatatatatatataaagataaattataaaattataaaattataaaatataaaatatagttacaaaactaacaaaatataaaattgtgaaattagaaaaattagaaaataaataaaattataaaaaattaaaattataaaattagaatatCACAAAATTAcgaaattacttttataaaattataaaaagtacaattcaaaaaatataaaattattttaattttataatttatatttttttcttaattttttgtgCACATATAGTTTGTTTTTGAGAAATTTCGTTTAACCCATAATAAACATGGTTAATATAGTTAAAGAGTATTTGATTATAGACTTGATATAATGTGGTATATGggagataatattttttttttaagatatcaTGATGATTGTATTTAGTTTTTTCTATTGATTGAAAATGGAATAAACGAACCAAGTAGAAGAATGTTGAGTGACCACTGTGCTCCCATAAATGCATCTCGCCACACGTGCACCTTCACTGACACGCCATCCCACCCACTCTGCATGCGACTGTCAAGTGTCGTTTTGGAACGTTCTAAAACCTTaatggaatccaagtggcagcaagcgagtggacgttcgtcctaagtggggagagaaatttattttcagaaaaactCTTCCCCTCTCCTGCacacttcgtcttcttccccaaactctgaattttcaaatcctccatcttctctctagaacctcccaaacttctctctactgtaactcaccaagCTCTTCTCctttcacgtttcagcaccgtgagaACGTTCCCTGCACCGCGAGCTTCATTTCAAACCGAACGACTTCCAGTTCTGGTAAGTTTCACCTGAGCGATCGTTTCTGGAGTTCCTGTAAACTGCTTTCAGCTGCATGCAACGGTGTATGCTAAgcccttcattttcttttgattAGTTTAGTGGGAAAGCTTAAGAGAACGTTGAGAGAGCTCCTTTTAGACGAGTCAAGATCCACCCCTTTAGGACGTTCGCtactgaatccgggtaagggaagcttattgtgatttaatttatactgtatgttgtatgcatgttcggtatggattgtatgcatgaattgtatgttgatgtattAGTTATGAACGAACGCTGTTACACTGAATGAATGTGGTATGCATTGGTTGATTCGTATGCTGATGGTTGCTTGGTAGGAATGATTAATGagaattttataaagtatgtaatttgatattttgatacgatgtataaagtatgaactgaaatatgataatatgaattctgtaatgtatgagatttatggtggataTAGATTATGAGatatgaatcatatgaaaaatctggGCAAAATAATAGTTCTTACTTTGATAATGCgcgctcgtcatcgaacggtcttctaccgttcggttttccctgATAATGATTTAGAGTAggatttctttcatttggaaaggattcgactttagaacgagcgtccccttttgaaatgctatttgaacgttcgtcctaatagcgctcggtttataccaagcgttcgtcttaaatagcgctcggtcttacacgaagcgttcgtcctaaattgtGCTCGGTCAtctatttgaacgttcgtcctaggTGGCGCTCGGTCTCAAACCGAATGCTCGTCCATTTCTGTAAATTTTAATGAGCGAGAATAGCGCTCGTCCTGAATTcccataagcgttcgtcctaaattttaaatagagtTCGTCCAATATATttagtgacgttcgtccaagtcttctgtgacgttcgtccaaaaattCATTAAACGCCTACCttcgcgctcggtcattgactggagGTTTGTCCCCTGAATTAAATCGTGTTCGGTTATTTTATCCAAATAAGTCGTGATGTATCTATCCCTTGGATTCTTGTCAGAgtcattgaacttaaattattctaagtactTTCCGATCGTAAtagagttagttcatttaactaattcaaagaagtctttctcggtctcgccctcgacgttcgtcctcgttaggaagaggagtgaacgttcgtctttttaagaaagtggaacatagaatgaaaatgtattcaagaggataaattaagatgtgcgaacactatgagaactgaaattgtgattttgaatttgaacgagcgttccagggtggagCGACTCTTGATTggatattgagatttgtaagtatgaacgtggtaagcttagatggtgatccatcctgatattccatgagtgctcgttctcaagtagagaggagtaggtcatgcgtgggaatggcaggaggtctagtccataactgtaacttggacagaacagactaaccttaggtggctactgatgatcattccagttaccccacctgagtgcacggacgccttagctacacaggattcatacagtccggacggtcagtctagtatcaggagtttggatgaaatttatgtatgaattgaatgtatatgtTGTGAACTTACTGGCTGGAATTAAGatgtatgaactgtatgttgtggtttgaattaaattcaataagcttaccctgtgtcttTTATTatgttgtcgttcgtccttgaaccttcgtcttgtctatgcgatgatcatctgtgtggatgtgagcagatggagaggcgttactggatgaaacactggaagaagaaaatttggaggacgccaacctcgtagaagtggaagtgaaggccgaacagtagagacgttcggtttttagttagATTAGTGAGTGCTGTGAGAGAGCGCACTTTTATGGTTTGTATatagttggacgttcggtcattattttgtaaaccgttcgtccttatcttttgtgaacgctcgttaaattatgtacatttacggccgttcggcctcttTCGTTATTGTCGCTCCCTgtgttttaaaactgttttgaattattaatatatgtgattattctaagtatatagttgatgactgtataattttgaaatgttaCACTATATTATTAATAGAATTCTATAAATTTCAAGTGTTATGTGTTTTGGATCATCAAATCTGCTTTCTTTTACTATATAGTATAGCATCAGAGTTTTATGAGGATAAAAATTTCAAACtgaaaaatacttaaaaagatTTTTGTGACAATGATAATGATTAGAGAGGTTAGTCCttctttttttcactttatATTTTCAGTACATAttctattttcatattaattaaaaaaatcaaatattatccATACTTACATCCAGTGAATACATAAATTTTCATCAAACAAGAACATGTTCaaacaattttcacaaaaagaGTTTATTTCTAGTCCTTATctatgataataatatttttaaaatcaatttcagttttataaatttacataaataatataaatatataaaatcgaattcaatttatattatataaaagttttataatGGTGGAAGGTTACTCCTTATTTTTGTTGgctttatattttcaatttatattatgtttccatatccaattaaaaaaatggagtATCATCTGTACTATATCGATACTTGTATCTAATTAATACAGAATTGTCAAAAGTCCAAACAATGTTCAGTTTATTTGCCATCCTTAcctttataataatattatttttaaaatcaatttcattttataaatttacataaataatataaacatataaaatcaaattcaaaataattacgTAATCATCGATAAAAAGTTACCAAAATGTTctttaatgattaaaaaaacactaaccatacatattcatttaatatttcataCAGATTTTAATACTATGGGTACAAATTCCTTTCTTATATAACATATTTAGATGTGTTTATCAATtgcatattttgtttttcaattttaaaattcaaatacgttgaggaaaaattaattaaaaattgatattattcgATCTTCAAGTTTTGGATTTTATCACAAACCagataataacttaattaactTATTAAAAGTCTTATTTCTCACTCAtcctttgttcacttgaatgaatttgggagagagtgattgagtagatttgaaaagatttgaaaataattcttttattgtttatttgagtgatttggaagtaagtgagaatgaatttggaagcgaacatttgtgagaattagtctaggatttgattgatgtgaccgattaaaaaaatttacttccaaattcactcttacttccaaattcactcaaataaacaacaaaaaaaagttatctttAAATTCACTCGATCACTCTCCTCAAATCCATTTAAGTTAACAAAGCCTcggtaatttaaaatattccaTCAATACACTGGAAGTAAGAGGGGATTATAAGTAggtaatataagaaaaatgtttaaaaaaaaaaaagttgttaacgcGTCATGTTCCGTAATATAATGGATCATGGATGATGGATCATGGATGATGGATCATCATTTTCCATTGTGTTTCTTCTTTAATCTCACAATCCAATGGAATATTTTTCCCTTTGattctcttcttctcctttgtaCCACCAACCATGAATCCAAACATAGCTTAAAGAGAGAAAATACAGAGAGTTTCATAGTATAGCTACATGGTAGACCTGATAAAAGAAGCAGCTTTTGTAGGGTGGTTCTGCTGGTTTTGGTTGCCACTAATCATATCTTCCATGTCTTTCACGAACATGGACATGGCTTCTGCGGGCATCCAAACTGGTAACACCAACCCATCTACTCCTTTCGAATTCTTATACGACACAATGTGTGTTCCTCCGTAAAAGGGTCCAGTGCTACCTTTGGCTGGTGCACCAGACAAAGCCTTGCCCCATCCAAAATCAACGTCCCTAAACCTAGCACGAGTCAGGTCTGACACCAAACAAGACCTTACCGTTGTCGGCATGCACCGTCCCTTAAGCACCATTAGATCCGCCACCGAATGCATATACTCCTCTGTCACCTCACCCTTCACCTTGTGAATCAACTCCACCGCATATGCGTACGGATTTGCGCAGAGCTTTCCCGCGGTGGTCATTGCGGCGGGGTATGCAAAAGCGTTGCCGTAGTAACCAACAGGCAACGGAGGACGGAACCTGTTACGCGCGTTCACGATGCACATCATGCGAACATCCTCGTCTGCGTCTATTTGCATCGCTCTTGTGCGACAACGCCAGAAGCATGCCGTGATGAGATCGAATGCGGTGCACTGTCGAAGCTGACGGGGAAGCAAACCACGAAGGGCAGCCATCTGAGCAGGTCCGAAGAAGAATGATCGATGAACCAGGTCGGGAGAATTGAGGTTGTCGTCATGGATTTGGTCGTATTCACGATGGTTGCATGTAATGCGAGGTGGATCTCTTGCCATTAGAAGCTCCCTTCTCCAGAGAGGTGAAATGGAAGGAGTCTTTATACCTCGAGCCATTTCAGCCCATGCTTGCATGAACTGTGACAAACCAGCTCCGTCTGCCATCACGTGGTTCCACCCTGTCGACACCACGAAACCACCACACTTGAGTCTTGTCACCTGTAagttattcataatttcatGTTAGAGAATTCCATGCACACGTTAGAGATTGATGGGTGATGGTTAGAGAATTCCACGCATAAAGTAGGACCTGGATGAGTAGAAGAGGcaaatttttaatatcttcGGATTCTGCAACGTCACACATAAATGCCTTAGAGTGTATGAATGGAGGTTGAAGATTGTCACCAAACTGATCCAGTGTTACGTCAGCGTCAGCCTCAATGAACATGACACCCTCTCCGGTGCAATCCACCATTAATTTGTGGCCACGACCCTCCCTAAGCCTACCTGCAAATGGGTAATAGAAAACCAGTGCTTGTGCCAGTGCCTGCCGAATCACTCTTACTGGGTCTTTATTCGCCATTGATGATTCATTTTGATAGATTTGTATTATTGAATAATGCAAACGAAGGTAGTTTTGATCATCTATTTCAGATAATAGTTTAGTTTCGTCGGGAGTGGGTATTGAAGGAGTCACTAGCTCAGGTTTGCATTTATGCATAGTAAACGGTGGACAGGAAGATGATGAATCCATGTTATCGATCTGAGGATGTTATTCTCGTTTAGGAAGGAACAAAAACTGTTCTTATAAAACTTTTTTGTATGTACACTTGTCTAAAATTTATGTGAAAATTACATGAAAATAACTGTATATTGATTAGTGGTGATGTCCAAGCTATGATGGTGGAAGCAAAAGAACGGCTAGACTTTATGAAGGGTTGTTTCTTTAATATCagcaaattcaattttataaatataactgTTTCCAAAAATACATGAACTTTGGTTTTAAGTTTCCGACGAGGCTAGCAGTTTGACTTTATGAAGGGCATTGCATTACAAACTGGATTGTTCCATGTATTTTAAGGTTAGCATTCATATCTTGCATAAAACAAATGCTTTTAGAactaattaattgatattttgatcacatatttttatttttatcttttaaaattaaattattaacattttcttatcaataataaataatatattaattatagaatATAAGTAATGGAATCCTCAaacttttacattaaattattaagatatttatttGGTGAAAATCATTATACTTAAAATCAAGATTATAACTCGTAAAATTTTAGGATTTTACACAGTATTTccttaattaaactaatattactAAATTGGCAATATtacttgaaatatttttattctaattaataattaatttcaaaatttcaaaatgtatattaataataaaaaacatcatATATCTTGatctataaattttgttttatattcatttaatttattttttattatttataacttcAAAATGTAAAGAGCTAGTAATAACTTTaattagattgaaaaaaaaaataaaacttaacaAATTATTTGTCTTAAAATATGCgactaatatatttatattattattatatatgtttagtgtaacatcccaaaattatacagtcatcaactatatacttagaataatcacatatattaataattcaaaacagttttaaaacacAGGGAGCGACAATAACGAaagaggccgaacggccgtaaatgtacataatttaacgagcgttcacaaaagataaggacgaacggtttacaaaataatgaccgaacgtccaactatATACAAACCATAAAAGTGCGCTCTCTCACAGCACTCACTAATctaactaaaaaccgaacgtctctactgttcggccttcacttccacttctacgaggttggcgtcctctaaattttcttcttccaatgtTTCATCCAgtaacgcctctccatctgctcacatccacacggatgatcatcgcatagacaagacgaaggttcaaggacgaacgacaacatAATAAaagacacagggtaagcttattgaatttaattcaaaccacaacatacagttcatacatCTTAATTCCAGCCAGTAAGTTCACAacatatacattcaattcatacataaatttcatccaaactcctgatactagactgaccgtccggactgtatgaatcctgtgtagctaaggcgtccgtgcacTCAGGTGGGGTAACTGGAATGATCATCAGTAGCCACCTAAGGTTAGTTTGTtatgtccaagttacagttatggactagacctcctgccattcccacgcatgacctactcctctctacttgagaacgagcactcatggaatatcaggatggatcaccatctaagcttaccacgttcatacttacaaatctcaatatccAATCAAGAGTCGctccaccctggaacgctcgttcaaattcaaaatcacaatttcagttctcatagtgttcgcacatcttaatttatcctcttgaatacattttcattttatgttccactttcttaaaaagacgaacgttcactcctcttcctaacgaggacgaacgtcgagggcgagaccgagaaagacttctttgaattagttaaatgaactaactctaTTACGATCGGAAagtacttagaataatttaagttcaatgacTCTGACAAGAATCCAAGGGATAGATACATCACGACTTATTTGGATAAAATAACCGAACACGATTTAATTCAGGGGACAAACctccagtcaatgaccgagcgcgaaGGTAGGCGTTTAATGaatttttggacgaacgtcacagaagacttggacgaacgtcactaaATATATTGGACGAactctatttaaaatttaggacgaacgcttatgggAATTCAGGACGAGCGCTATTCTCGCTCATTAAAATTTACGgaaatggacgagcgttcggtctgagaccgagcgccacctaggacgaacgttcaaatagaTGACCGAGCacaatttaggacgaacgctccgtgtaagaccgagcgctatttaagacgaacgcttggtataaaccgagcgctattaggacgaacgttcaaatagcatttcaaaaggggacgctcgttctaaagtcgaatcctttccaaatgaaagaaatccTACTCTAAATCATTATcagggaaaaccgaacggtagaagaccgttcgatgacgagcgcGCATTATCAAAGTAAGAACTATTATTTTGCccagatttttcatatgattcatatCTCATAATCTAtatccaccataaatctcatacattacagaattcatattatcatatttcagttcatactttatacatcgtatcaaaatatcaaattacatactttataaaattctCATTAATCATTCCTACCAAGCAACCATCAGCATACGAATCAACCAATGCATACCACATTCATTCAGTGTAACAGCGTTCGTTCATAACTAATACATCAGCatacaattcatgcatacaatcCATACCGAACATGCATACAgcatacagtataaattaaatcacaataagcttcccttacccggattcagtaGCGAACGTCCTAAAGGGGTGGATCTTGACTCGTCTAAAAGGAGCTCTCTCAACGTTCTCTTAAGCTTTCCCACTAAACTaatcaaaagaaa
Protein-coding sequences here:
- the LOC108341557 gene encoding benzyl alcohol O-benzoyltransferase, translating into MDSSSSCPPFTMHKCKPELVTPSIPTPDETKLLSEIDDQNYLRLHYSIIQIYQNESSMANKDPVRVIRQALAQALVFYYPFAGRLREGRGHKLMVDCTGEGVMFIEADADVTLDQFGDNLQPPFIHSKAFMCDVAESEDIKNLPLLLIQVTRLKCGGFVVSTGWNHVMADGAGLSQFMQAWAEMARGIKTPSISPLWRRELLMARDPPRITCNHREYDQIHDDNLNSPDLVHRSFFFGPAQMAALRGLLPRQLRQCTAFDLITACFWRCRTRAMQIDADEDVRMMCIVNARNRFRPPLPVGYYGNAFAYPAAMTTAGKLCANPYAYAVELIHKVKGEVTEEYMHSVADLMVLKGRCMPTTVRSCLVSDLTRARFRDVDFGWGKALSGAPAKGSTGPFYGGTHIVSYKNSKGVDGLVLPVWMPAEAMSMFVKDMEDMISGNQNQQNHPTKAASFIRSTM